A part of Acidisarcina sp. genomic DNA contains:
- a CDS encoding CPXCG motif-containing cysteine-rich protein has protein sequence MPFASGFQCAGCGEWNETVVDESAGSRQSYVEDCQVCCKPNVLQIIWDSAAQEYFIQTELES, from the coding sequence ATGCCGTTCGCGAGTGGCTTCCAATGCGCTGGCTGTGGAGAGTGGAATGAAACCGTGGTGGATGAGTCTGCGGGCAGCCGGCAAAGTTACGTCGAGGATTGCCAGGTATGCTGCAAACCAAATGTGCTCCAGATTATCTGGGATAGTGCAGCTCAGGAGTACTTCATCCAGACAGAGCTGGAAAGCTGA
- the bamA gene encoding outer membrane protein assembly factor BamA, producing the protein MPILPVVLPGSQSSRHEKHPASRPLLRRMTKALALFLVFFAVSAYAQQETITSIRVIGNRRIPKETILARLFTHPGDTFDPLAIERDFNSLWNTGYFEDVRIEREDTPKGAVLDVFVREKPTIREINYKGLNSVTQSDVLDRFKKAKVGLSVESQYDPTKIKRAETVIKELLSEHGHQFATIKTDIKTIPPASVSVNFQVKEGPTVKVGKIQFTGNEHLNSRQLRAAMRNLRPIGVPHSLLLEHLFAKTYDASKLEEDAERVRQAYRDKGYFRAQVAEPLTHIRNEGGLSLFTFRPKKGKRIDIRMPIEEGERYRLSGITFTGNTKITNTRALRAQFAMKDGDYFNATLTGKGLENLRKAYGQLGYINFAAVPQPKIDEAKKTIQLDIDIDEGKQFYVSRIEFQGNTITRDRVIRRELLLEEGQVYNSSLWESSLLRLNQLDYFDPLKVDQDSETHQDAQNGTVELLLKVKEKGKNSIGLNGGVSGLSGSFIGLNYQTNNFLGLGETLSVQANVGNLSRNLQFGFTEPYLRNRPLNVGFQVFASKYDYNSAKNYQATTGQSANLSAASQSLIQNYNQSSTGFSLSASYPIRRSFKRVGITYSLSRSSITTFSAASSNLFQTLAFRGGIQGQNALEGILTSSASFSFSYNHMDSVYKPRNGNEMSAAFQVAGLGGNVRYFTPILEYKQFMSMKGLRKNYEGRNVLGYRLQAAYVQGFGGEVAPPTNRFYTGGEGDIRGFDVRAATPYAYIPTRVLFNLTNPDGSTVPKDPQNPQQGPIQVPIPVYGIVSVGGDTTFSSNLEYRIPIAGPVTFALFDDFGIDVALRKSQLKQSVEGADVLNAPLYGCPTYINGACQGGTQVQFSRIIRPIYGTNFVPRMSTGAELQVILPIVNAPFRIYYAYNPLRLFTRVPGENLITRSMFPAGGAGDYSYDLSQQLYGPYYQLREPKKTFRLTVSTTF; encoded by the coding sequence GTGCCTATTCTTCCCGTCGTTCTTCCAGGGAGCCAGAGCTCCCGACATGAAAAGCATCCAGCTTCGCGCCCGCTCCTTCGTCGCATGACGAAGGCTCTGGCGCTGTTTCTTGTGTTCTTTGCGGTTTCCGCGTACGCGCAACAGGAGACAATCACCTCGATCCGTGTCATTGGCAACCGGCGCATCCCGAAAGAGACGATTCTTGCGCGCCTGTTTACCCATCCGGGCGACACGTTCGATCCTCTTGCCATTGAGCGGGACTTCAATTCCTTGTGGAACACAGGCTATTTTGAAGATGTTCGCATCGAGCGCGAGGACACTCCCAAGGGTGCCGTTCTGGACGTGTTTGTCCGCGAGAAGCCCACCATCCGCGAGATCAACTACAAGGGCCTGAACTCGGTTACGCAGTCCGACGTGCTGGATCGCTTCAAGAAGGCGAAGGTCGGTCTCTCGGTAGAGAGCCAGTACGACCCGACGAAGATCAAGCGCGCGGAGACCGTGATCAAAGAGTTGCTGAGCGAGCACGGCCACCAGTTCGCCACCATCAAGACAGACATCAAGACAATCCCGCCGGCATCGGTATCGGTCAACTTCCAGGTGAAGGAAGGCCCGACGGTCAAGGTAGGCAAGATTCAATTTACGGGCAATGAGCACTTGAACTCGCGCCAGTTGCGTGCCGCGATGAGGAATCTGCGGCCCATTGGCGTGCCCCACTCCCTCCTGCTGGAGCACCTGTTCGCCAAGACCTATGACGCCAGCAAGCTGGAAGAAGACGCGGAGCGCGTGCGCCAGGCATATCGCGACAAGGGATATTTCCGCGCCCAGGTAGCCGAGCCGCTGACCCACATCCGCAACGAAGGCGGCCTGTCGCTGTTTACCTTCCGGCCGAAGAAGGGCAAGCGAATCGATATCCGCATGCCCATCGAGGAGGGCGAGCGCTATCGCCTCTCGGGCATCACCTTTACCGGCAACACCAAGATTACGAATACGCGGGCTTTGCGTGCGCAGTTCGCCATGAAGGATGGCGACTACTTCAACGCGACCCTGACCGGCAAGGGTCTGGAAAATCTTCGCAAGGCATACGGACAACTGGGCTACATCAATTTCGCCGCGGTTCCGCAGCCGAAGATCGATGAAGCGAAGAAGACCATTCAGCTTGACATCGATATCGACGAAGGCAAGCAGTTCTACGTCTCGCGGATCGAGTTCCAGGGCAATACCATCACTCGCGACCGCGTGATCCGCCGCGAACTGCTGCTTGAAGAGGGACAGGTCTACAACAGCAGCCTGTGGGAATCGAGCCTGCTGCGTTTGAACCAGCTCGACTACTTCGATCCGCTTAAGGTAGACCAGGATTCCGAAACGCATCAGGATGCGCAGAATGGCACGGTAGAGCTGCTGCTGAAGGTGAAGGAAAAGGGCAAGAACTCCATCGGGTTGAACGGCGGCGTCAGCGGCCTCTCCGGATCGTTTATCGGATTGAACTACCAGACGAACAACTTCCTTGGACTGGGTGAAACGCTCAGTGTGCAGGCGAACGTCGGCAACCTGTCGCGTAACCTGCAGTTCGGATTCACCGAGCCTTACCTGAGGAATCGCCCGCTGAATGTTGGCTTCCAGGTATTTGCCAGCAAGTACGACTACAACTCGGCAAAGAACTACCAGGCGACGACCGGGCAGAGCGCGAACCTGTCGGCGGCTTCGCAGTCGCTGATCCAGAACTATAACCAGTCGTCCACCGGATTCAGCCTGTCGGCCAGCTACCCGATCCGCCGCTCCTTCAAGCGCGTTGGGATCACCTATTCGCTCAGCCGGTCCTCGATCACCACGTTCAGCGCCGCGTCCTCCAATCTTTTCCAGACGTTGGCGTTCCGTGGCGGCATCCAGGGACAGAACGCGCTCGAAGGCATCCTTACCAGCTCGGCGTCGTTCAGCTTCTCGTATAACCACATGGACAGCGTCTACAAGCCGCGCAACGGCAATGAGATGTCGGCGGCTTTCCAGGTCGCAGGTTTGGGCGGAAATGTCCGCTACTTCACCCCGATTCTGGAATACAAGCAGTTCATGTCCATGAAGGGGCTGCGCAAGAACTACGAGGGCCGGAACGTGCTGGGCTATCGCCTGCAGGCAGCCTATGTACAGGGATTTGGCGGCGAAGTTGCACCGCCGACCAACCGCTTCTATACCGGTGGTGAGGGCGATATCCGCGGCTTCGACGTCCGCGCCGCCACCCCGTATGCCTACATCCCGACGCGGGTGCTCTTCAACCTGACAAACCCGGATGGCTCAACGGTTCCCAAGGATCCGCAGAATCCGCAGCAGGGTCCAATCCAGGTTCCGATCCCGGTTTACGGCATTGTGTCGGTCGGTGGCGATACGACGTTCTCCAGCAACCTCGAATACCGTATTCCGATTGCCGGCCCGGTTACCTTCGCCCTCTTTGATGACTTTGGCATCGACGTGGCCCTGCGGAAGTCGCAGTTGAAGCAGAGTGTCGAGGGAGCTGACGTTCTGAATGCTCCCCTCTATGGCTGCCCCACCTATATCAATGGAGCCTGCCAGGGCGGAACGCAGGTTCAGTTCTCGCGGATAATCCGGCCGATTTACGGGACGAACTTTGTTCCCCGTATGTCGACGGGCGCCGAGCTTCAGGTGATTCTGCCGATCGTCAACGCTCCCTTCCGTATTTATTACGCCTACAACCCGCTGCGTCTGTTCACTCGCGTCCCGGGAGAGAACCTGATTACGCGGTCGATGTTCCCGGCGGGCGGCGCGGGCGATTACTCCTATGACCTGTCGCAGCAGCTATATGGCCCCTACTACCAGCTGCGGGAACCGAAGAAGACCTTCCGCCTGACGGTTAGTACGACGTTCTAA